The sequence below is a genomic window from Anas platyrhynchos isolate ZD024472 breed Pekin duck chromosome 20, IASCAAS_PekinDuck_T2T, whole genome shotgun sequence.
CAGGCTGGTGCAATGAGTCTGAAAAGCCACTCCGCGCAGAAGGAATAGCCTGAAAGCAGGCATGGTGCGAGGAGTGGGAGCGCGCCGGGAACTGGGCGGCGATGCCGGCGCTGCGAGCGGAGCCGAGGGAGGGGATGATCACTGCCTTGCTCGCTTCTCGTGCTCCGCAGCAAGCACGCCCTGGTCACGGGCACATCCTGCGTGTAGCATTAGGAGATGCAATCTGCTTTGCCACAGGacacctatttttaaaaaataggcCTGAGCACCCGCTTGTAAACTGAGAGTTGCTCCTTGCTTGGGGCACGTCCTGGTGCCGAACAGGCCACGAGGGGCACGGCTGTGGCTACGGGAGGGCACGGAGGGCAGCCCCTctcctgcaggagggctggggcgTGCCGTGCAGGCGGCACGGATATATTTTGGGGTGAATCACTGGGGATTTCAACAGCTGTGTGCCAGAAGCATGGGTTATTTGAGAAAGGGGTCAGAGGAGCCCCCCTGGCTGCCccacctgcctgcagccacgGGCTGCGCTGTGTGCATCGCCGGCGATGATTCCCCTGAGAAAGCGTCATCTGCCCGGCTCGGCCGGCAGTGTGACTCAGGCAGGCGGCGCGAGGAGGGAGGCAGCTTTCCATAGATCCCACCCAAAAAAGCACTGCGTGCCGTGAGCCCACTCGTCGCAGTCGCAGCCGTTTCCGCGGCTCAGTCGCGAGCGGCGTGAATCGGGCGCGGGTTTTGGCAGGAGGGATGCCCCCCCCCTGACGCCGCTCTCCCCTCTCTCCGAACAGGGGCCCTCgcggagctgctgctggtgctgctggggctgaagGTCCACGGGGCCGCGGGCTGCCCCACCGACTGCGTCTGCTACCCCTCGCCCATGACCGTCAGCTGCCAGGCCCACAACTTCGTCACCATCCCCGAGGGCATCCCCGAGGACAGCGAGAGGATCTTCCTGCAGAACAACCAGATCACCCTGCTGCTGCGGGGCCACTTCAGCCCCTCCATGGTCACCCTCTGGATCTACTCCAACAACATCACCTTCATCGACCCCAACACCTTCGAGGGCTTCGTCAACCTGGAGGAGCTGGACCTGGGGGATAACCGCTACCTAAGGGCTTTGGCGGCGGACACTTTCCAAGGGCTGGTGAAACTCCACGCCTTGTATCTGTACAAGTGCGGGCTGAGCTCTCTCCCCAGTGGGATATTCGGCGGCCTCCACAACCTGCAATACCTTTACTTGCAAGACAACCACATCGAGTTCCTTCAGGACGATATTTTTGTTGACTTGGTTAACCTCAGCCATCTTTTTCTCCATGGAAACAAGCTCTGGAGCCTCCATCAGAACACGTTCAGGGGACTAATCAACCTGGATAGGCTGCTCATCCATCAGAATCAGCTGCAGTGGGTTCACAGGCGGGCTTTCCACGACCTCCGGCGACTGACCACCCTGTTCCTCTTCAACAACAGCCTCTCGGAGCTGCAGGGGGACtgcctggcccacctggcagccctGGAGTTCCTCAGGCTGAACGGGAACCCCTGGAGCTGCGACTGCAAGGCCCGCTCGCTCTGGGAGTGGCTGCACCGCTTCAAGGGCTCCAGCTCCAGCGTCATCTGCGAGTCCCCCGAGCGGATGCACGGCAAGGACCTAAAGGTGCTGAGGGCCGAAGACTTTAGGAACTGTTCGGGCTCGGAGTCGCTCCACCAGATCAAAACACACACTTTCTCGGCAGCAGACAGAGGAGCCTCCAAAGCCCACCACCCCCACCACTCCTCCAAGGAGAAGGGCGGCGAGCGAGGGGCCGAGAAGGGTTTGCACAGCAGCCAGCCCGCGCCCCGGCCGGGCTCGCGCCGCCCCGGCAAGAACTGCACCAGCCACAAAGGCCGCAACCGAACCCTTAAGCCGGGGTCGCTGGGCCCGCGGAAAAGCGAGCACGAGGTCCACGACTACGTGCCCGACTATCAGCACAAATTCAGCTTCGGCGTGATGCCCACGGGCCCCCCGAGACGCAAGGGTAAGTGCACCCGGCGGACGCCCATCCGCGCCCCCAGCGGGGTGCAGCAGGCGGCCGGCAGCGCGGCCCTCGAGGCCTCGCGCCTGgtttttgtgctgctgctcGCGGCCGTCATGCGCTGAGCCCGGCTGCGGCGGAGCGGATCTGCACTGCCACCCACCTACAACGGACCagagtttcttttcttcttctttttttggacGTGGAGAATCGGGGCCCCGCCGAGGGAAGGCCGGCGGCCTGCGGGCGCGGGCGGCAGCGGGCGCGGGCGGCAGGAGCGGGTTGAAAGGCGTTGTCGCGCGGTGGCACCATCAGCCGAGCCCTGCACcgggagaaaaattaaaaaaaaaaaaaaaaaaaagccaaccttACACAACCGGATAACGGGGACGGCGGCCAGCCTGCCGGCAACGTCAGCCGGACAACTGGAAACTTGTGAAATCCTGTTAATTTGAGAGTGCGCCGAGTGACCCCGCCAATTACCGCAAGGAACATAATTGCTGTAAAAAACGATCACCAATTAAGCCTACACTGTTTCTCTGAAAGTGAGTGCAAGGACACTTATTCTCCTGTAATAAGGACATTGGTTCTCCCACGTTTTAGCCCTTTTGGCTCCAAACCCACAGGCCAAAGTTGGCTGGAAATCTCTTAGAAGACAATCTCAAAACCCTGAATATCTCAGGCATTACAGCAGAACAGGGCTTGCCTGCTGGGCTTGGAGTAGCCAACTACCAAAGGAAAGACTGGTTAGAGgtggaataattaaaaaaaaataaaataaaaaaaaacacacacacaaagaaaacaaacttaaaGAAACGAAGTACCTGCCAGGAGGTGCGTTTTTTTGTAACCGTGTTCACACATCTGAAAAGCAAACCCAACCAATGCACAGGCCCCCTTCCCCTCAATTATCCATATGTATGTCTTATAATGTTTATAAACTATATGGAAACTATATCTTCAGAACTAAGGATTGTATTGTTGAATTTATAGCAGAACAGTATATCCTTTTCTCAAGACCACAAACGGCAGCAGTGCCTACAGATGCTGAAAGCCATCCGGCAGCCTCAGTGCGCGCGGGGGACCAATGTTCTTAGCAATTTAGAGCACTAAACTCtgggaggggtctgggggggtagTATGCAATGCAACAAAGTCCATATACAGAGAGC
It includes:
- the RTN4RL1 gene encoding reticulon-4 receptor-like 1 isoform X1 is translated as MLRQGALAELLLVLLGLKVHGAAGCPTDCVCYPSPMTVSCQAHNFVTIPEGIPEDSERIFLQNNQITLLLRGHFSPSMVTLWIYSNNITFIDPNTFEGFVNLEELDLGDNRYLRALAADTFQGLVKLHALYLYKCGLSSLPSGIFGGLHNLQYLYLQDNHIEFLQDDIFVDLVNLSHLFLHGNKLWSLHQNTFRGLINLDRLLIHQNQLQWVHRRAFHDLRRLTTLFLFNNSLSELQGDCLAHLAALEFLRLNGNPWSCDCKARSLWEWLHRFKGSSSSVICESPERMHGKDLKVLRAEDFRNCSGSESLHQIKTHTFSAADRGASKAHHPHHSSKEKGGERGAEKGLHSSQPAPRPGSRRPGKNCTSHKGRNRTLKPGSLGPRKSEHEVHDYVPDYQHKFSFGVMPTGPPRRKGKCTRRTPIRAPSGVQQAAGSAALEASRLVFVLLLAAVMR
- the RTN4RL1 gene encoding reticulon-4 receptor-like 1 isoform X2, with translation MTVSCQAHNFVTIPEGIPEDSERIFLQNNQITLLLRGHFSPSMVTLWIYSNNITFIDPNTFEGFVNLEELDLGDNRYLRALAADTFQGLVKLHALYLYKCGLSSLPSGIFGGLHNLQYLYLQDNHIEFLQDDIFVDLVNLSHLFLHGNKLWSLHQNTFRGLINLDRLLIHQNQLQWVHRRAFHDLRRLTTLFLFNNSLSELQGDCLAHLAALEFLRLNGNPWSCDCKARSLWEWLHRFKGSSSSVICESPERMHGKDLKVLRAEDFRNCSGSESLHQIKTHTFSAADRGASKAHHPHHSSKEKGGERGAEKGLHSSQPAPRPGSRRPGKNCTSHKGRNRTLKPGSLGPRKSEHEVHDYVPDYQHKFSFGVMPTGPPRRKGKCTRRTPIRAPSGVQQAAGSAALEASRLVFVLLLAAVMR